Proteins from a single region of Streptomyces vinaceus:
- a CDS encoding ZIP family metal transporter — MAVIVALGAFLMTLAGGWTAQRVTDRRHLVLGLAGGLMLGVVGLDLLPESLHAAGRKVFGVPLALLLFVAGFLIAHVVERLLAVRQAAHGAENGGRVPEVGLTAASAMVGHSFADGVALGAAFQVGGGMGVAVSLAVITHDFADGFNTYTLTRLYGNARRKALMMLFADAVAPVLGAVSTLLFTLPEEPLGAYLGFFGGALLYLAAAEILPEAHHKHPALSTLMCTVGGVAGIWLVVGLAD; from the coding sequence ATGGCCGTGATCGTGGCGCTGGGCGCGTTCCTGATGACCCTGGCGGGCGGGTGGACGGCGCAGCGCGTCACCGACCGCCGCCACCTCGTGCTGGGCCTGGCCGGCGGGCTGATGCTCGGCGTCGTGGGCCTGGACCTGCTGCCGGAGTCGCTGCACGCGGCCGGCCGCAAGGTGTTCGGCGTCCCGCTCGCCCTGCTGCTCTTCGTGGCGGGGTTCCTGATCGCGCACGTCGTGGAACGCCTGCTGGCGGTGCGCCAGGCCGCGCACGGCGCCGAGAACGGGGGCCGCGTCCCCGAGGTCGGGCTGACCGCGGCCTCGGCGATGGTCGGACACAGCTTCGCCGACGGCGTGGCCCTGGGCGCGGCCTTCCAGGTCGGCGGCGGGATGGGCGTGGCCGTGTCGCTGGCCGTCATCACGCACGACTTCGCCGACGGGTTCAACACGTACACGCTCACCCGGCTCTACGGGAACGCCCGCCGCAAGGCGCTGATGATGCTCTTCGCGGACGCGGTGGCCCCCGTACTGGGCGCGGTGTCCACTCTGCTGTTCACCCTTCCGGAGGAACCGCTGGGGGCGTACCTCGGATTCTTCGGCGGAGCCCTGCTGTACCTGGCGGCCGCCGAGATCCTGCCGGAGGCGCACCACAAGCACCCCGCCCTGTCCACGCTGATGTGCACGGTGGGCGGGGTGGCCGGGATCTGGCTGGTGGTGGGCCTCGCGGACTGA
- a CDS encoding cobyric acid synthase produces the protein MSGAKQLGGGLLVAGTTSDAGKSVVTAGICRWLARQGVKVAPFKAQNMSLNSFVTREGAEIGRAQAMQAQAARVEPTALMNPVLLKPGSDRSSQVVLLGKPVGEMSARGYHGGRQEQLLGVVTDCLEQLRGTYDAVICEGAGSPAEINLRRTDIVNMGIARAARFPVVVVGDIDRGGVFASFFGTTALLSPQDQSLIAGYMVNKFRGDVSLLEPGMEMLRGLTGRATYGVLPFKHGLGIDEEDGLRVSLRGAVRESVVAPPLGEDVLRVAVCAVPLMSNFTDVDALAAEPGVVVRFVDRAEELADADLVVVPGTRGTVKALEWLRERGLADALLRRAAEGRPVLGICGGFQVLGEHIEDEVESRAGSVDGLGLLPVRIRFEREKTLERPSGTALGEAVDGYEIHHGVAEVLGGEPFLDGCRVGSVWGTHWHGSLESDGFRRAFLREVAAAAGRRFVPSPDTSFSSLREEQLDLLGDLIEEHADTDGLLRLIEAGAPAGLPFLPPGAP, from the coding sequence ATGAGCGGCGCGAAGCAGCTCGGCGGGGGACTTCTCGTCGCCGGCACCACATCGGACGCGGGCAAGAGCGTGGTCACGGCGGGCATCTGCCGCTGGCTGGCCCGGCAGGGCGTGAAGGTGGCGCCGTTCAAGGCGCAGAACATGTCGCTGAACTCGTTCGTGACGCGCGAGGGCGCCGAGATCGGGCGCGCGCAGGCGATGCAGGCGCAGGCGGCCCGCGTGGAGCCGACGGCGCTGATGAACCCGGTGCTGCTCAAGCCCGGCAGCGACCGCAGCAGCCAGGTGGTGCTGCTGGGCAAGCCGGTGGGCGAGATGAGTGCGCGCGGCTACCACGGGGGGCGCCAGGAGCAGTTGCTCGGCGTCGTCACGGACTGCCTGGAGCAGCTGCGGGGCACGTATGACGCCGTGATCTGTGAGGGGGCCGGCAGTCCGGCCGAGATCAACCTGCGCCGGACCGACATCGTGAACATGGGCATCGCGCGGGCCGCCCGGTTCCCGGTGGTCGTGGTCGGGGACATCGACCGGGGCGGGGTCTTCGCCTCGTTCTTCGGGACGACGGCCCTGCTGTCGCCGCAGGACCAGTCGCTGATCGCCGGATACATGGTCAACAAGTTCCGCGGCGACGTGTCGCTGCTGGAGCCCGGCATGGAGATGCTGCGCGGCCTGACCGGGCGCGCCACGTACGGGGTGCTGCCGTTCAAGCACGGCCTGGGCATCGACGAGGAGGACGGGCTCCGGGTCTCCCTGCGGGGCGCGGTGCGCGAATCGGTCGTGGCCCCGCCGCTCGGCGAGGACGTGCTGCGGGTCGCGGTGTGCGCGGTCCCGCTGATGTCGAACTTCACGGACGTGGACGCGCTGGCGGCGGAGCCGGGCGTGGTGGTGCGGTTCGTGGACCGGGCCGAGGAACTGGCCGACGCGGACCTGGTGGTGGTGCCGGGCACGCGCGGCACGGTGAAGGCGCTGGAGTGGCTGCGCGAGCGCGGCCTGGCGGACGCGCTGCTGCGGCGGGCCGCCGAGGGCCGGCCGGTGCTGGGGATCTGCGGCGGCTTCCAGGTGCTCGGCGAGCACATCGAGGACGAGGTCGAGTCGCGGGCGGGCTCGGTGGACGGGCTGGGCCTGCTGCCGGTACGGATCCGCTTCGAGCGGGAGAAGACCCTGGAGCGGCCTTCCGGGACGGCGCTCGGCGAGGCGGTCGACGGGTACGAGATCCACCACGGGGTGGCCGAGGTGCTCGGCGGGGAACCGTTCCTGGACGGGTGCCGGGTCGGCTCGGTGTGGGGCACGCACTGGCACGGCTCACTGGAGTCGGACGGCTTCAGGCGGGCGTTCCTGCGCGAGGTGGCCGCGGCCGCCGGCCGCCGCTTCGTCCCGTCCCCGGACACCTCCTTCTCCTCCCTCAGGGAGGAGCAGCTGGACCTGCTGGGCGACCTGATCGAGGAACACGCCGACACCGACGGGCTGCTGAGGCTGATCGAAGCGGGGGCCCCGGCGGGCCTCCCCTTCCTCCCCCCGGGCGCGCCGTGA
- the cobC gene encoding Rv2231c family pyridoxal phosphate-dependent protein CobC yields the protein MSPVGEYATQLVVGVGGRAGVSVAEVCALVEETLRGAGLAAGAVKALATVESKAGEAGLTGAAERFGVPLLSYPAEELAAIPVPHPSDTVQGAAGTSSVAEAAALAGGGELLVPKRRSVAATCAVATAHPHDLRHHGDAEVRGDGGALVDLAVNVRAHTPPDWLKQRIAASLDALAAYPDGRSARAAVADRHGLPAERVLLTAGAAEAFVLIARALGARRPVVVHPQFTEPEAALRDAGHTVERVVLRAADGFRLDPGAVPEDADLVVVGNPTNPTSVLHPAADLASLARPGRILVVDEAFMDAVPGEREALAGRTDVPGLVVLRSLTKTWGLAGLRIGYVLAEPQVIAKLAAAQPLWPVSTPALVAAEACVAPAALAEAEAAARQIAVDRAHLLAGLAEFEEITVSGVAEGPFVLIQVAGGAEIRTRLRALGFAVRRGDTFPGLDDSWLRLAVRDRATTGSLLQALDHALALTAR from the coding sequence ATGAGCCCGGTGGGCGAGTACGCGACGCAGCTGGTGGTCGGGGTCGGGGGACGCGCGGGGGTCTCCGTGGCGGAGGTCTGCGCCCTGGTCGAGGAGACGCTGCGGGGGGCCGGGCTGGCCGCCGGGGCGGTGAAGGCGCTGGCCACGGTGGAGTCGAAGGCGGGCGAGGCGGGGCTCACGGGTGCGGCGGAACGTTTCGGCGTGCCGCTGCTCAGCTACCCCGCCGAGGAGTTGGCCGCGATCCCCGTACCGCACCCCTCCGACACGGTGCAGGGCGCCGCCGGAACCTCCTCGGTGGCGGAGGCCGCGGCGCTCGCGGGCGGCGGGGAGCTGCTCGTACCGAAGCGCCGGTCGGTGGCGGCGACCTGCGCCGTGGCCACGGCGCACCCGCACGACCTGCGCCATCACGGGGACGCGGAGGTGCGCGGCGACGGCGGCGCGCTGGTGGACCTCGCGGTGAACGTACGGGCGCACACCCCGCCGGACTGGCTCAAGCAGCGCATCGCGGCTTCGCTCGACGCTCTCGCCGCGTACCCCGACGGGCGGTCGGCCCGCGCGGCGGTGGCGGATCGGCACGGGCTGCCGGCCGAGCGGGTGCTGTTGACGGCCGGGGCCGCGGAGGCGTTCGTACTGATCGCGCGGGCCCTGGGCGCGCGGCGGCCGGTGGTGGTGCACCCTCAGTTCACGGAGCCGGAGGCGGCGCTGCGCGACGCGGGGCACACGGTGGAGCGCGTGGTGCTGCGGGCGGCGGACGGGTTCCGGCTGGACCCGGGGGCGGTGCCCGAGGACGCGGACCTGGTGGTGGTCGGCAATCCGACCAACCCGACGTCGGTCCTGCACCCGGCGGCGGATCTGGCCTCGCTGGCCCGGCCGGGCCGGATCCTCGTCGTGGACGAGGCGTTCATGGACGCGGTCCCGGGCGAGCGGGAGGCGCTGGCCGGGCGGACGGACGTGCCGGGCCTGGTGGTGCTGCGGAGCCTGACCAAGACGTGGGGGCTGGCGGGGCTGCGGATCGGCTACGTGCTGGCCGAGCCGCAGGTGATCGCGAAGCTGGCGGCGGCGCAGCCGCTGTGGCCGGTCTCGACGCCGGCGCTGGTGGCGGCGGAGGCGTGCGTGGCGCCCGCGGCGCTGGCGGAGGCGGAGGCCGCGGCGCGGCAGATCGCCGTGGACCGGGCGCATCTGCTGGCGGGGCTGGCGGAGTTCGAGGAGATCACGGTGTCGGGGGTGGCGGAGGGGCCGTTCGTCCTGATCCAGGTGGCGGGCGGCGCGGAGATCCGCACCCGCTTGCGCGCCCTCGGCTTCGCCGTCCGCCGCGGGGACACCTTCCCGGGCCTGGACGACTCGTGGCTGCGGCTGGCGGTCCGCGACCGGGCCACGACGGGCAGCCTCCTCCAGGCCCTGGACCACGCCCTGGCGCTGACCGCCCGCTGA
- a CDS encoding cobyrinate a,c-diamide synthase, translating to MVTSLHIPRLVIAAPSSGSGKTTVATGLMAAFSERGLAVSPHKAGPDYIDPGYHALATGRPGRNLDAFMCGPELVAPLFAHGAAGCDLALVEGVMGLYDGAAGRGELASTAQVAKVLRAPVVLVVDASSQSRSVAALVHGFASFDPQVRLGGVILNKVGSDRHEVMLREALEEAGMPVLGVLRRAPQVAAPSRHLGLVPVAERRADALAAVSALADQVRQGCDLDALMALARTAPALACEAWDPAEALFPRPAPSRNRELSPRPAAPHAPAGPDVAARPAFEDRVRAEPGSENGRGGGPVIAVAGGPAFTFSYAEHAELLTAAGAQVVTFDPLRDEALPEGTAGLVIGGGFPEVYAPELAANAPLREAVAAFAAAGGPVAAECAGLLYLARSLDGKPMCGVLDADARMSERLTLGYREAVAVSDSPLAAAGTRLRGHEFHRTVIEPGAGSAPAWGFTHPERRVEGFVQGRVHASYLHTHWAAEPSVALRFAEAAARAR from the coding sequence GTGGTGACATCGCTCCACATACCGCGCCTGGTCATCGCCGCGCCGTCCTCCGGCAGCGGCAAGACCACGGTCGCGACGGGCCTGATGGCGGCCTTCTCGGAGCGCGGCCTCGCCGTGTCCCCGCACAAGGCCGGGCCCGACTACATCGACCCCGGCTACCACGCGCTGGCCACCGGCCGGCCGGGGCGCAACCTGGACGCGTTCATGTGCGGGCCGGAACTGGTCGCCCCGCTGTTCGCGCACGGGGCGGCGGGATGCGATCTCGCCCTCGTCGAGGGCGTGATGGGCCTGTACGACGGCGCCGCGGGGCGGGGCGAGCTGGCGTCGACGGCGCAGGTGGCGAAGGTACTGCGGGCGCCGGTGGTGCTGGTGGTCGACGCCTCCTCGCAGTCGCGGTCGGTAGCGGCGCTGGTGCACGGCTTCGCCTCGTTCGACCCGCAGGTGCGGCTGGGGGGCGTGATCTTGAACAAGGTCGGGTCGGACCGGCACGAGGTGATGCTGCGGGAGGCGCTGGAGGAGGCCGGGATGCCGGTGCTCGGCGTCCTGCGCCGGGCCCCGCAGGTGGCCGCGCCCTCGCGGCACCTGGGTCTGGTCCCGGTGGCGGAGCGGCGCGCCGACGCGCTGGCCGCTGTTTCCGCCCTGGCCGACCAGGTCCGCCAGGGCTGCGACCTGGACGCGCTGATGGCCCTGGCCAGGACGGCCCCGGCGCTGGCCTGCGAAGCCTGGGACCCGGCAGAGGCCCTCTTCCCCCGTCCCGCCCCTTCCCGAAACCGGGAGCTCAGCCCCCGGCCCGCCGCGCCCCACGCGCCGGCGGGGCCGGACGTTGCGGCCCGTCCGGCGTTCGAGGACCGGGTCCGGGCGGAGCCCGGTTCCGAGAACGGGCGGGGTGGGGGCCCTGTCATCGCCGTCGCGGGCGGCCCCGCGTTCACGTTCTCCTACGCCGAGCACGCCGAGCTGCTGACCGCCGCCGGGGCGCAGGTCGTCACCTTCGACCCGCTGCGGGACGAGGCCCTGCCCGAGGGGACCGCCGGCCTGGTGATCGGCGGCGGGTTCCCCGAGGTGTACGCCCCCGAGCTCGCCGCCAACGCGCCGCTGCGCGAGGCCGTCGCGGCCTTCGCCGCGGCCGGCGGGCCCGTCGCCGCCGAGTGCGCGGGGCTGCTGTACCTCGCCCGCTCCCTGGACGGCAAGCCCATGTGCGGGGTCCTCGACGCCGACGCGCGCATGTCGGAGCGGCTGACCCTCGGCTACCGCGAGGCCGTCGCGGTCTCGGACAGCCCCCTCGCGGCCGCCGGCACCCGCCTGCGCGGCCACGAGTTCCACCGCACGGTGATCGAGCCCGGCGCGGGCTCCGCCCCCGCGTGGGGGTTCACGCACCCCGAACGCCGGGTCGAGGGCTTCGTACAGGGGCGCGTCCACGCCAGCTACCTGCACACGCACTGGGCGGCGGAGCCGTCGGTGGCCCTCCGCTTCGCGGAAGCCGCGGCGCGGGCCAGGTGA
- the cobO gene encoding cob(I)yrinic acid a,c-diamide adenosyltransferase produces the protein MPQGQPTVVPDDGLTTRQRRNRPLVFVHTGPGKGKSTAAFGLALRAWNQGWPIGVFQFVKSAKWKVGEENALKVLGASGEGGSVVWHKMGEGWSWVQRDAQLDNEQAAKEGWEQVKRDLAAETHKLYVLDEFAYPMHWGWIDVDEVIEVLRDRPGTQHVVITGRNAPQKLVEFADLVTEMTKVKHPMDAGQKGQKGIEW, from the coding sequence ATGCCGCAGGGACAGCCGACCGTCGTTCCGGACGACGGACTCACGACGCGCCAGCGCCGCAACCGCCCGCTCGTCTTCGTCCACACCGGCCCGGGCAAGGGCAAGTCGACGGCGGCCTTCGGGCTGGCGCTGCGCGCCTGGAACCAGGGCTGGCCGATCGGGGTGTTCCAGTTCGTCAAGTCGGCGAAGTGGAAGGTCGGAGAGGAGAACGCCCTCAAGGTGCTCGGCGCCTCCGGCGAGGGCGGCTCCGTCGTCTGGCACAAGATGGGCGAAGGCTGGTCCTGGGTCCAGCGCGACGCGCAGCTCGACAACGAGCAGGCGGCCAAGGAAGGCTGGGAGCAGGTCAAGCGCGATCTGGCCGCCGAGACGCACAAGCTGTACGTGCTGGACGAGTTCGCGTACCCGATGCACTGGGGCTGGATCGACGTCGACGAGGTCATCGAGGTGCTGCGCGACCGGCCCGGCACCCAGCACGTGGTGATCACGGGGCGCAACGCGCCGCAGAAGCTGGTGGAATTCGCGGACCTGGTCACGGAGATGACCAAGGTCAAGCACCCGATGGACGCCGGCCAGAAGGGCCAGAAGGGCATCGAGTGGTGA
- a CDS encoding SCO1860 family LAETG-anchored protein, giving the protein MNSNTFRMPAAVLIATGAVALLTAPPAFATGGGGSTGGGEGKAGAVVLRAGLDVGLLNKTVHVPLTTTLNEVSAPATAQKTALAVTLDGVEGGQPVSVLRADVATSKATADKSRAEAEANLANAKVHVPGLPALSLIQVEKVTSKAVCEAGKKPVASSNVLGSVTVLGKKVTLSAGGPTKVEIPKVGMVSLELSGTRTTSTTAAAAALRLKVSVNPLDLNVAQVEGEVVLAEAHCESPVGAPAPEPSANSGVKPQTVASGTGAAVTTHANLAETGGGSVTPYVAGGALVLLGIGAAALVATRRGRTS; this is encoded by the coding sequence TTGAACAGCAACACCTTCCGCATGCCCGCAGCCGTCCTGATCGCCACGGGAGCGGTCGCCCTGCTCACCGCCCCGCCCGCGTTCGCCACCGGAGGCGGCGGCTCCACCGGCGGCGGGGAGGGCAAGGCCGGAGCGGTCGTCCTGCGCGCCGGACTCGACGTGGGCCTGCTCAACAAGACCGTCCACGTGCCGCTGACCACCACCCTCAACGAGGTCAGCGCCCCCGCGACGGCGCAGAAGACCGCCCTGGCCGTGACCCTGGACGGGGTCGAGGGAGGGCAGCCGGTCAGCGTGCTGCGCGCCGACGTGGCCACCTCCAAGGCCACCGCCGACAAGAGCCGCGCCGAGGCGGAGGCCAACCTGGCCAACGCCAAGGTGCACGTGCCCGGGCTGCCGGCGCTCTCCCTGATCCAGGTGGAGAAGGTCACCTCCAAGGCCGTGTGCGAGGCGGGCAAGAAGCCCGTGGCCAGTTCGAACGTGCTGGGGTCGGTGACCGTGCTCGGCAAGAAGGTCACCCTCTCGGCCGGCGGCCCGACCAAGGTCGAGATCCCCAAGGTGGGCATGGTCAGCCTGGAGCTCTCGGGCACCCGGACCACCTCCACCACGGCCGCCGCGGCCGCGCTGCGGCTGAAGGTGTCCGTGAACCCGCTGGACCTGAACGTGGCCCAGGTGGAGGGCGAGGTCGTGCTCGCCGAGGCGCACTGCGAATCCCCGGTCGGGGCGCCGGCGCCCGAGCCCTCGGCGAACTCCGGCGTCAAGCCGCAGACGGTGGCCTCCGGGACCGGTGCGGCCGTCACCACCCACGCCAACCTGGCCGAAACCGGCGGCGGTTCGGTGACCCCGTACGTCGCGGGCGGTGCGCTGGTCCTGCTGGGCATCGGGGCCGCCGCACTGGTCGCGACCCGGCGCGGCCGCACCTCGTAG
- a CDS encoding CapA family protein produces MKTSTTTGLAVAAVAAIAGGILALPSLLDHGEGAGEQRLGAEPATGRASAGQGKASPTAPAGAKPFTLVATGDIIPYPSIVQRAADDARGSGESHDFRKILAGVKPLVAAADLAVCHHEIPYGRPGGPYTGYPAFKAPHQLADALKDAGYDSCSTGSNHTLDDGYDGVVRTLEHLDRVGIKHVGSARSADEAKAPAVLSAGGAKVAQLDYTYGTNGIPLPAGKPWSVNLIDQNRIIADARAARAAGANVVVLSVHWGTEWQTAPDQQQRDLAQALTASRGPDGLPDIDLILGTHNHVPQPYEKINGTWVVFGMGDQIASFYEADKARGNMSSIPRFTFTPAAAHPGRWDVTKAEYLTQYSDMNPPFRVVCTSCASADSGLGAAAKSAYSAVDKQVSEAVLSRGADKQGLERATR; encoded by the coding sequence ATGAAGACATCGACCACGACAGGCCTGGCCGTGGCCGCGGTGGCGGCCATAGCCGGCGGGATCCTCGCCCTGCCGAGCCTGCTCGACCACGGCGAGGGGGCCGGCGAGCAGCGGCTCGGGGCCGAGCCCGCAACGGGCAGGGCGAGCGCGGGCCAGGGCAAGGCGAGTCCGACGGCGCCCGCCGGGGCCAAGCCGTTCACGCTGGTCGCGACCGGCGACATCATCCCGTACCCGTCGATCGTCCAGCGGGCCGCGGACGACGCCCGGGGCAGCGGCGAGAGCCACGACTTCCGGAAGATACTCGCGGGGGTCAAGCCCCTGGTGGCCGCCGCCGACCTGGCCGTGTGCCACCACGAGATACCGTACGGCCGGCCCGGCGGCCCCTACACCGGATATCCCGCGTTCAAGGCCCCGCACCAACTGGCCGACGCCCTGAAGGACGCCGGGTACGACAGCTGCTCGACCGGCTCGAACCACACCCTGGACGACGGCTACGACGGTGTCGTCCGCACCCTGGAGCACCTCGACCGGGTCGGCATCAAACACGTCGGCTCGGCCCGCAGCGCCGATGAGGCCAAGGCCCCGGCGGTGCTCTCCGCAGGCGGCGCCAAGGTGGCCCAGCTGGACTACACGTACGGGACGAACGGAATCCCGCTCCCGGCCGGCAAGCCCTGGTCGGTCAATCTGATCGACCAGAACCGGATCATCGCCGACGCGCGCGCGGCCCGGGCGGCCGGCGCGAACGTCGTCGTCCTCAGCGTCCACTGGGGCACCGAGTGGCAGACGGCGCCCGACCAGCAGCAGCGGGACCTGGCACAGGCGCTGACCGCCTCGCGCGGCCCGGACGGGCTCCCCGACATCGATCTGATCCTCGGGACGCACAACCACGTGCCGCAGCCCTACGAGAAGATCAACGGCACGTGGGTCGTGTTCGGCATGGGCGACCAGATCGCCAGCTTCTACGAGGCCGACAAGGCGCGCGGCAACATGTCCTCGATCCCGCGCTTCACCTTCACCCCGGCGGCCGCCCACCCCGGCCGCTGGGACGTGACCAAGGCCGAGTACCTCACCCAGTACTCGGACATGAACCCGCCGTTCCGCGTCGTCTGCACCTCGTGCGCCTCGGCCGACTCCGGGCTCGGGGCGGCGGCGAAGTCCGCGTACTCCGCCGTCGACAAGCAGGTCAGCGAGGCCGTGCTGTCGCGCGGAGCGGACAAGCAGGGCCTGGAGCGCGCCACCCGCTGA
- a CDS encoding putative cobaltochelatase gives MSTPYPFTAVVGQSDLRLALLLNAVSPAVGGVLVRGEKGTAKSTAVRALSALLPQVDVVPGCRFSCTPAAPDPACPDGPHEPGPGTARPARMVELPVGASEDRLVGALDIERALAEGVKAFEPGLLADAHRGILYVDEVNLLHDHLIDLLLDAAAMGASYVEREGVSVRHAARFLLVGTMNPEEGELRPQLLDRFGLTVEVAASREPAQRVEVVRRRLAYEDDPAAFAGRWAGDEQDVRARVVAARALLPQVRLGDTSLLQIAATCAGFEVDGMRADIVMARTATALAAWAGRTEVRKEDVRQAALLALPHRRRRNPFDAPGLDEDKLDEILDGFPDEEPENDPDPEPEGPGDGGPEDGGPDGGGGGIPPQGGPEAPQAPEAPAPDEAPAPDEAPETRETPDSPARQPASPDGAAPEQAAVRAAEPFRTKMLSVPGLGEGASGRRSRARTAHGRTTGAQRPRGQLTKLHLAATVQAAAPHQKARGRTGRGLVVRKDDLRQATREGREGNLVLFVVDASGSMAARQRMSAVKGAVLSLLLDAYQRRDKVGLITFRGSAAELALPPTSSVDAAATRLEQLPTGGRTPLAAGLLKAHEVLRIERLRDPSRRPLLVVVTDGRATSAGTAGSARSAGSAGGDPRALAGRSARLLQAEGIASVVVDCESGPVRLGLAGVLAADLGGPAVTLDGLRADSLAGLVKNVRTASDTHRRAA, from the coding sequence ATGAGCACGCCCTACCCGTTCACCGCAGTGGTCGGCCAGAGCGACCTGCGGCTGGCGCTCCTGCTCAACGCCGTGAGCCCGGCGGTCGGCGGCGTGCTCGTACGCGGCGAGAAGGGGACCGCCAAGTCCACCGCCGTGCGCGCGCTGTCCGCGCTGCTGCCGCAGGTCGACGTCGTCCCCGGCTGCCGTTTCTCCTGCACCCCGGCCGCCCCCGACCCCGCCTGCCCCGACGGCCCCCACGAGCCCGGCCCCGGCACCGCCCGGCCGGCGCGCATGGTGGAGCTGCCCGTCGGCGCCTCCGAGGACCGCCTCGTCGGCGCCCTCGACATCGAACGGGCCCTCGCCGAGGGCGTGAAGGCCTTCGAGCCCGGCCTGCTCGCCGACGCGCACCGCGGGATCCTCTACGTCGACGAGGTCAACCTCCTCCACGACCACCTGATCGACCTCCTCCTCGACGCCGCCGCGATGGGCGCCTCGTACGTCGAGCGCGAGGGCGTGTCCGTACGCCACGCCGCCCGCTTCCTGCTCGTCGGCACGATGAACCCCGAGGAGGGCGAGCTCCGCCCGCAGCTCCTGGACCGCTTCGGACTCACCGTCGAGGTGGCGGCCTCCCGCGAGCCCGCCCAGCGCGTCGAGGTGGTGCGCCGGCGGCTCGCCTACGAGGACGACCCGGCCGCGTTCGCCGGCCGCTGGGCCGGTGACGAGCAGGACGTCCGCGCCCGCGTCGTGGCCGCCCGCGCCCTGCTCCCGCAGGTCCGCCTCGGCGACACCTCCCTGCTCCAGATCGCCGCGACCTGCGCCGGGTTCGAGGTCGACGGCATGCGCGCCGACATCGTGATGGCCCGTACCGCGACCGCGCTGGCCGCCTGGGCCGGGCGGACCGAGGTACGGAAGGAGGACGTACGGCAGGCCGCGCTGCTGGCGCTCCCCCACCGGCGGCGCCGCAACCCCTTCGACGCCCCGGGCCTGGACGAGGACAAGCTCGACGAGATCCTGGACGGGTTCCCCGACGAGGAGCCGGAGAACGACCCCGACCCGGAGCCCGAGGGCCCCGGCGACGGCGGCCCGGAGGACGGCGGCCCGGACGGCGGAGGCGGCGGGATCCCGCCGCAGGGCGGACCCGAGGCGCCACAGGCACCCGAGGCACCCGCCCCGGACGAGGCACCCGCCCCGGACGAGGCGCCCGAGACCCGCGAGACCCCCGACTCCCCCGCCCGGCAGCCCGCCTCCCCGGACGGCGCCGCGCCCGAGCAGGCCGCCGTACGGGCGGCCGAGCCGTTCCGGACCAAGATGCTGAGCGTCCCCGGCCTCGGCGAGGGCGCCTCCGGGCGGCGTTCGCGCGCCCGCACCGCGCACGGCCGGACCACCGGCGCCCAGCGCCCCCGAGGCCAGCTGACGAAGCTGCACCTCGCCGCGACCGTCCAGGCCGCCGCCCCGCACCAGAAGGCGCGCGGGCGCACCGGGCGCGGGCTCGTCGTCCGCAAGGACGACCTGCGCCAGGCCACCCGGGAGGGCCGCGAGGGGAACCTGGTCCTCTTCGTGGTCGACGCCTCCGGTTCGATGGCCGCCCGGCAGCGCATGAGCGCGGTCAAGGGCGCGGTGCTCTCGCTGCTGCTGGACGCCTACCAGCGCCGGGACAAGGTCGGCCTGATCACCTTCCGCGGCTCCGCGGCCGAACTGGCGCTGCCGCCCACCTCCTCGGTGGACGCGGCCGCGACCCGGCTCGAACAACTGCCGACCGGCGGGCGCACCCCGCTCGCCGCGGGGCTGCTCAAGGCCCACGAGGTGCTGCGGATCGAGCGGCTGCGCGATCCCAGCCGGCGCCCGCTGCTCGTGGTCGTCACCGACGGGCGGGCCACGTCGGCCGGTACGGCCGGTTCCGCCCGCTCCGCCGGTTCCGCCGGCGGGGACCCGCGCGCGCTCGCCGGCCGCAGCGCCCGGCTGCTCCAGGCCGAGGGCATCGCCTCGGTGGTCGTGGACTGCGAGTCGGGGCCGGTCCGGCTGGGGCTGGCCGGCGTACTGGCCGCCGACCTCGGCGGACCCGCCGTCACGCTCGACGGGCTGCGGGCCGACTCGCTGGCCGGGCTCGTGAAGAACGTACGTACCGCATCAGACACCCACAGGAGGGCCGCGTAA